DNA from Paraburkholderia sp. BL10I2N1:
GTGCGTGAACGCGCCGAAGTCGCGCTCGCCGACGCCGACGAATACGTGCATGAAAATCCGTGGAAGACGATTGCAATCGTCGGCGGCCTGGCGCTTGCTGCTGGAGCTTTGCTGGCGCGCAGCCCCCGTTGATAGCGGTATTTGCGCGACATCATTAAATCTCGCGCGCCACACGGCTGCCGATTGTCGATCGCCAGGCGGGCGCGTGGCGGCTGGCGAATGCGCTACGCAATTTTCGGTGCGGCACACGCACGCTTATGTGTACTGCCCGCCGCGCTGCCGCGCCGCGTCAGTTGTCGTCGATGACGAAAAGACGCCGGTACTCCTTCAAGGCATACCGATCCGTCATGCCGGCGATGTAATGGGCAATCAGTCGCGGCTGCTTCGCCGGCTCTTCAGTCTGATAGGCCGGCGGCAATAGCCGCGGATCGTCCGTGAACGCGTCGAATAAACCGACCACGACCCGTCTGGCCTTGTTTGCCATTCGCATCACGCGGTAATGGCGATACAGGTTCTTGAACAGGAAACGCTTGAGCGACGCCGCCTGTGCGGCGACGCGCTCACTATGCTCGACAAGCGGCGGGGCGGTCCGCACCGCTTCAAGAGAGGCGGGTGCGTATCGCGCCAGATTGTTCGTGGTGGTGTCGATCAGATCGACGATCAGCGTGTTAATGATCCGGCGCACTGTTTCATGGACGAGGCGACGCCCCTCGATGCGCGGGTATTCGCTGCGCGCCGCCTGATGGTGGGTGTGCCACAACTCGACGTCCGCGAGCTGCTCGATGGTCAAAAGGCCCGACCGCAGGCCATCGTCGACATCGTGATTGTTGTACGCGATCTCATCGGCCACGTTTGCGATCTGCGCTTCCAGCGACGGCTGCTGCCCTTGTAGGAATCGCTCGCCAAGCGCGCCGAGCTTGCGGGCATTCTCGCGCGAACAGTGCTTCAGAATGCCCTCACGCGTTTCAAAACACAGGTTCAGCCCGTCGAATCCGCCGTAGTGCTCTTCGAGATCGTCGACGACTGCGAGACTTTGCAGATTGTGTTCGAAGCCGCCATGCTCACGCATGCATTCGTTGAGCGCGTCCTGCCCGGCATGGCCGAACGGCGTATGGCCGAGGTCGTGGGCCAGCGAAATGGCTTCCACCAGATCCTCGTTGACGCGCAGATTGCGCGCGACCGAGCGCGCAATCTGCGCAACCTCCAGGCTATGTGTCAGACGCGTGCGGAAAAGGTCCCCCTCGTGGTTCACGAATACCTGCGTCTTGTACTCGAGCCTGCGAAATGCGGTGGAATGGACAATCCGATCCCGGTCACGCTGAAATTCGGTGCGCGCGCTGGGTGGCGGTTCAGGATACCGGCGACCACGCGATCGCGCCGAATGCGCTGCGTAGGGGGCGAGATGCCCTTCGAGCGCAGCCAGTGCAGGCGTCGCGGTCAAGCCGGGAGCCTGCGTGCTGTGTGGATGAGTCAGGATGTCGCTGCGCCTTTCAGTCACCGGGTTCTCCAATCATGGGCGGCGACTCTGCGAGTCCCGGTCGGCGGCCTGGTTGCAGCCGATCGCAGCCGTTAGATGGGTGCCGCAGTTGCCGCGAGCGTCGCGCGGACGGCATCGTCGGGTGCTTCCGTGATCAGCGTGTCACCAAACCGCTTCAGCAGAATGAACTTGATCGCACCTGCTTCGGCTTTCTTATCGACCTTCATCAGCTCGATATAGCGCGAATCACCGAGTGTGGGGCCGCGAACCGGCAGATTGGCCGCGACAATCAAATCGACCAGACGCCGGCGCGCCACGTCATCGAGATAACCGAGGCGCACTGACAGATCCGCCGCCATCACCATCCCGCAACCGACCGCCTCGCCATGCAGCCACTCGCCATAGCCGAGGCCCGCCTCGATCGCATGACCGAACGTGTGACCGAAATTGAGAATCGCCCGCAGGCCGCCCTCTCGCTCGTCGGCAGCCACGACTGAGGCCTTGATCTCGCACGAGCGCCTGACCGCTTCAGCCAGCGCCTGGGGTTCGCATCGGTTCAGCGCATCGATGCTGGTTTCGATCCAGTCGAAAAAGCCTGCATCGGCGATAGCACCCGTCTTGATGACTTCAGCAACGCCCGCAGCCAGTTCGCGCGCCGGCAGCGTGCGCAACGCGCTGATGTCGGCGATCACGGCCTGCGGCTGGTAAAACGCGCCGATCATGTTCTTGCCAAGCGGGTGATTGATACCCGTCTTGCCGCCAACCGACGAATCGACCTGCGACAACAGGGTAGTCGGCACCTGGATGAACGGCACACCCCGCATGTAGCAGGCGGCGGCGAACCCCGTCATGTCGCCAATCACGCCGCCACCCAGCGCGATCAGCGTGGTCTTGCGGTCGGCATGCGCGTTGAGGAGCGCATCGAAGATCAGGTTGAGCGTTTCCCAGTTCTTGTGTGCTTCGCCGTCCGGCAGAACGACGGTCGAAACCTGCTTGCCGAGCGGTGCCAATGCGCGGCGCAGCGCCTCGCCGTACAGCGGATCGACAGTCGTATTCGTGACGATGGTGACGGAGGAGCCCGCGATATACGGTGAGAAAAGCTCGGTTCGTCCGATCAGATCGGGGCCGATATGGATGGGATAGGCGCGCTCGCCCAGTTCGACGTTAACGGTAATCATGCTCGCATTATGACGCAGGATGTCGCGCGACGCCGGCCATCTCGAGCTGCATCAACACCATATTGACGAGCCCGTTGACTGACGGACGCCCGGTTTCGATGACGAAATCGGCGCATTCGCGATACAGCGGATCGCGTACTTCGTACAGCGCTTCGAGCCGCCCCTTCGGGTCATCGGTTTGCAGCAATGGCCGGTTCTTGTCGCGCCGCGTCCTCAGCCACAGGTCGTGTGGATTCGCGCGCAGATAGACGACGAGACCGCGGCTCTTCAGGACTTCCCGATTTTCCGGCCTCAGCACCGCGCCGCCGCCGGTGGCGAGGACGATGTTGTCGCGGCCGGACAGCTCGGCGATGGTCTGGGCCTCCCGGTCGCGAAAGCCTGCTTCGCCTTCGAGTTCAAAGATGGTTGAAATGCGCGCACCCGTGCGCGCCTCGATTTCGTGGTCGGAATCGAAGAACGGCCGATCCAGCCGGCGCGCCACCGCCCGGCCCACGGTGGTTTTACCCGCCCCCATGAGCCCTACAAAAAATACATTGGCGTTTGCGTCCCGCGGTTGCAACGGTGTCCTCTGGCTAATCCGGTATGGTTCGTGCCGCAGCTTAAAGGCAAAGCGCCCGCCTTGTCGAGCCTGCCGCCCGACGCTGCGGCAGACCCTCAATTTGTCTGCACAACGCGTGGCGTGATGAAAACGACCAGTTCGCTGCGCTGGTCGCGGTGAGCGTGATGGCGAAAAAGCGCGCCCAAAAGCGGTATTTTGCCCAGGAGCGGCACGCGCGTCACATCATTGCGGTCGTCGGCCGCGTAGATGCCTCCGATCGACACCGTTCCGCCGTCCTCCACCTCGACGCGCGTCTGGACATGTTTGGTGTTGATGGCGGGTCCCGCATCCGTCTGTTCGCCGACGCTGTCTTCGCCACGTCGAGGTCGAGAATCACCCTCCCATCGGGGGTAATCTGCGGCTCAACCTCCAGTTTGAGGGTTGCCCGCCTGAACTGGACGCCCGAGACGCCCTGCCCGACCTTCGCCTGGTACGGCAGCTCGGTGCCCTGCTCGACGACCGCCTTCATCCGGTCCGCCGTCACGACACGCGGGCTCGACACGATCTGCCCCCGTCCTTCCTGCTCCAGCGCGCTCAGTTCGATGTTGAGCAGGCGAGTCGCGCGTGCGGCGAACAGCGTCAGCCCGGCCGTCGCTGCATCGAAGCCCGAGATCGGGCGCGCGGAAAGATCGTAGACCGCGCCGTCGCTACCGCCCACCACGCCCCGGGAGGTGCCGTCAGCGCTCGTGCCGCTCATCGAGAGCCGTACCCCAAGGTTACGCGAGAAACCCTGATCGCCTTCGACGATGCGCGCCTCAATTAGCACCTGGCGCGCCGGGCGGTCTATCGATGCAAGCAAAGCGGCGATCTGCGCAAGCCGCGCGTCGAGGTCGGTCACAAACAGCAGATTGGTGCGCGGATCGGCCATCGCGGCGCCACGTTTCGACAGCACACGCTGTGCGCCCGATGCGGTGAGAAGCTTTCGGACATCTTCGGCGTGCGCGTAGTGAAGCTCGAATGTGCGGCTCGCCAGCGGCTCCAGGTCCGCCGCCCGCGCGTGCGCCTCGAAACGCTGCTTCTGCCGCGCGGCAAGTTCGGCAAGGGGCGCCACCCAGATCACGTTGCCGCGCCGCTCCATCGCGAGACCGTTGACCTCCAGCAAGGTGTCGAACGCGGTGCGCCAGGGCACCTTGTCGAGTCGCAGCGATACGAAGCCGCGCGCCCGCTCGCTCGCAACGATGTTCAAACCCGTGAGACGCGCAAACGCGTTCAGTACTGCGCCCAGTTCGGCATGCTGAAAACTGAGCGTAACGGGTTTGCTGGCATCGGGACCTTCACCTTGCCCGCTCTCCGGCGTGCCGCCCAATCGCTGCGCAGGTGGAAGCGGCACCGGTGGACCCTCGAGCGCCTGGCCCGCCACCCCGTCGGCACGCGGCAGCGGGTTCGCGGAGCCGTCGCCGGCGGACGTGCTGGTACTCGCCGGTTCATCGCCTGGTGCTTCGCTGGAAACCGGTGCGGTAGGAGCGTCCGCGGACGCCTCCGCGTCCTGCGTCGCTTCCAGGCGAAAGGGATTGGGCACCCCGCCGCCCGCGCCGTGCGGCAGCGGTGGCACCCCTTGGGATTCCAGCGCGTCATCGGGCGGCATCTGCTCCGGGAGCGGCTGCAATGAAGCGTGCGCGGCGGTCGCAACAAGCGACATGCAGCAGATCGCGCGGCAGAGTGCTTTCGTGCGCCTCACGGCGACACCTCGGCGAGCGCCAGTGTATGCGTGCCGTCGGGACTGGACAGGGTGACGCCGAAAGCGCCGATATCGGCTACCCGTTCTTCGCCCAGGTCGTCGCCCCGCGCGACCGCTGCGAGGCCGTCGGGTGTTTCCAGCAGCGCAAGTCGGCGCACATCGTCGCGCAGCAAACCCGCAAGACGCAAAAACGCCCCGTCGGACGCTGCGGTCCGATTAGATGCAGAGAACGGATCGTAGAAAAGCACGTCGTCATCCGATTGCCTGTCGGCGTCCTCGCTGGTTTGCGTTGCAGCGGGACGCAGCGCATCGAACGCATCGAGCGTGGCGCTAATCACCAGCACCCCGGTGCTTCGCTTAATCGAGACGTCCCGTGGCACGACGAGCATCGGCAAGTTCGGCAGCCCTCGCAGGAAGCCGAACAATACCGGAAAGCTGGCTCGTGCAGAAAGATGTATCGGCCGTATCGCGTTCACCCCGGCACCGGTCACCGGCTGCGGCTCCAGTGCCAGTAACTCGATGTTGTATTGAGTGGCGAGTTGCGATATGACGTGCAAGTCGTCCGCGGACGTCCGTTCAATCGTATCGCGCACCACCGCGCCGTCATTCGCGGCGCGCCGCAAGGCTGGCAATTGCGCAATCGCCCGCCTGGCTTCGACAAGATGCCGACTGGCTTCGTCGAGCAGAACGCGCCTGGATTGCACACCGCTCGCGTCAGCAGCGATCCAGCCGTTCGCGCCGGCCACGAATACCGCGATCGCTATCAACAAAGCCGTGGCGGCGCGTCGACGCATGCTCCACGCTTCAAGTGGCAAACGCATCCACTGGCGCCATGCGCTCGCAAAATCGCCTGAACTCAAACCGCTGTCGCGATAGGCAACTGCACTGTTCATTGGTCACCTCGATTGGTATGTGGCGCGACGGGAGACGCCGTCGCGTTCGGACCCGGATGCGCTGAACCGGGTGGCGGGCCGGACCAGCGCAGCCGGGCAGCAAAGTCGACGGACGCACCGTTCGACGACAGGTCGGTTTGAGAAACCGACGCAACGTTGTGATGGAGCTCATCGATCTCGACGCTTCTGGCGTCATGAACGGAGCCCAGTTGCTTTAGCCACGCAGCAGATGCGCCAGGGCCGTGAGCTGTTGCACGCAACTCGGTCTCTTGCGCCCGATGCCTCAATTCCCGGACGACCACGCCGCCCCCCGACTCATCGCTCAGCACATCCAGCAGATCGAGAAGATGCGCCAGCGGCGCAGACAC
Protein-coding regions in this window:
- the aroB gene encoding 3-dehydroquinate synthase, with translation MITVNVELGERAYPIHIGPDLIGRTELFSPYIAGSSVTIVTNTTVDPLYGEALRRALAPLGKQVSTVVLPDGEAHKNWETLNLIFDALLNAHADRKTTLIALGGGVIGDMTGFAAACYMRGVPFIQVPTTLLSQVDSSVGGKTGINHPLGKNMIGAFYQPQAVIADISALRTLPARELAAGVAEVIKTGAIADAGFFDWIETSIDALNRCEPQALAEAVRRSCEIKASVVAADEREGGLRAILNFGHTFGHAIEAGLGYGEWLHGEAVGCGMVMAADLSVRLGYLDDVARRRLVDLIVAANLPVRGPTLGDSRYIELMKVDKKAEAGAIKFILLKRFGDTLITEAPDDAVRATLAATAAPI
- a CDS encoding shikimate kinase; the protein is MQPRDANANVFFVGLMGAGKTTVGRAVARRLDRPFFDSDHEIEARTGARISTIFELEGEAGFRDREAQTIAELSGRDNIVLATGGGAVLRPENREVLKSRGLVVYLRANPHDLWLRTRRDKNRPLLQTDDPKGRLEALYEVRDPLYRECADFVIETGRPSVNGLVNMVLMQLEMAGVARHPAS
- a CDS encoding deoxyguanosinetriphosphate triphosphohydrolase, yielding MLTHPHSTQAPGLTATPALAALEGHLAPYAAHSARSRGRRYPEPPPSARTEFQRDRDRIVHSTAFRRLEYKTQVFVNHEGDLFRTRLTHSLEVAQIARSVARNLRVNEDLVEAISLAHDLGHTPFGHAGQDALNECMREHGGFEHNLQSLAVVDDLEEHYGGFDGLNLCFETREGILKHCSRENARKLGALGERFLQGQQPSLEAQIANVADEIAYNNHDVDDGLRSGLLTIEQLADVELWHTHHQAARSEYPRIEGRRLVHETVRRIINTLIVDLIDTTTNNLARYAPASLEAVRTAPPLVEHSERVAAQAASLKRFLFKNLYRHYRVMRMANKARRVVVGLFDAFTDDPRLLPPAYQTEEPAKQPRLIAHYIAGMTDRYALKEYRRLFVIDDN
- a CDS encoding fimbrial assembly protein — its product is MGLLSAFLKTRSRAQRMRPGGFNLLPYRQRNARLARRRCVRDWLGAALAGGVAVLVLAGWQAFEGVRLDARRASLAHMLAELGVPLAEHARLVRDAEERRTRSALTDAVSAPLAHLLDLLDVLSDESGGGVVVRELRHRAQETELRATAHGPGASAAWLKQLGSVHDARSVEIDELHHNVASVSQTDLSSNGASVDFAARLRWSGPPPGSAHPGPNATASPVAPHTNRGDQ